From Planctomycetia bacterium:
AGATGTCGCCCGAGTTGAAGAAGCGTTGGGTCGACATGTTCGATCCGTCGCGCTATCTCGCCGGCGCGACCTGCCCGATGCTGTTCGTCAACGGCACGAACGACTTTGCGTATCCGCTCGGCAGTTACAAAAAGTCGTACGAGTTACCGACAGGCCCGGTCTCGCTTTGCATTCGGGTCCGGATGCCGCACGGCCATCCGCAAGGTTGGGCCCCGGCGGAGATCAGCTTGTTCGTCGATAGCATTCTTAAGCAAGCGAAGCCGCTGGCGAAGATCGGCCCGCTGGAAGTCGTCGAAGGGAATGCTTCGGCGAAGTACGGTTCGTCGACCCCGATTAAAACGGGCGAGTTGCACTACGCGGTCGCGACGGGAACGTGGCAGAAGCGCGAATGGAAATCGATACCAGCGGTGCTCGATCGGGGGACGGTGCGCGCCGTCGTGCCGCATGCGCGTCCGATCGTCGCGTATCTCACGGTGACCGACGAACGGGGAGCGCTGGTGAGCACGCCGCACGTCGTGATCGAGAAGTAAATGAACGGGCGTTCGCGCAAAAAAAAATCCGGGGCGGTGTCTCTTAAGACACCGCCCCGGTGCGTGCCCCCCGGCTCGCTATAAACGGTGAAGCGACTCGGCTACGAGGGCTTGATCGAGGCCGGCGACGAGCGTCGCGCGGCGTTGTCTTGTTCCGAAGCTTGCGGCTCGGCGGCCGGTTGCTTCGAGGTCGGTTGTTTTAGTGTCGGCTGCTTTAGTGTCGGTTGTTTTAGTGTCGGTTGTTTTAAGGTTGGGTCGAGGCGGCGGGCTTCGGCGAGTTCCTTGTCGGCGAGTTCGCTTTTCCCTTGCCTAGACAGAATGATGCCGAGGTTGTTGTGTGCAGCGGCCGGGCTGACCGCTTTCGTAAACGAAGCGAACGCCTCGTCATACTTTTCTTGCTCTGCTTCGATCAGCCCCAACGTCACCCAGCCGCGCTTATGATCCGGATCGATCACGAGCGCCTTGCGGGCTGAGAGCTCGGCATCGACGAATTCGGCGCGTTGAAATTGAAAGTAAGCGAAGTCGTTCCAAAGATCGGCATTCGTCGAGTCTTCCTTGAGCGCCGCTCGAAATTCGGTAGCAGCGAGTTCGTGCTCACCGGCACGCGCATGGAGCACGGCCAAACGCGGCGCGATGCCCGACTGTTGTGGCACGAACTTGCGAGCGCGCTCATACTGCTCGATCGCGGCGGTGTCTTTGCCGTGCGCTTCCATCTCGCGCGCCGTCGTGAGGCAGGCTCGGCACGCTTCGGCCGGCGAACGTGCGCGCTCATTCGTCTCGGCGGGTGCTTGGTCGGTTGCCGTCGCCATCGGCTCTTCCACTTGCACCGGCTTGCGGCTTAAGCGCGGAAGCGCAAACCGCTCGGTGGTGCAGCCCGCGCAGACTCCGCATAGAAGCAGAGCGACGAGGGACCGTAAGTAGTAGAAGCGAATCTTCATGAGGTGCGTAGCGCGAGCGCCGAGCGTTAGCCCGGTAATTCTTTCGTGGGAATGGCTCTTTCAGGTTCGGCTGCGCGCTCTGAGTTGAGTTTGCGGCCTCCCCGTG
This genomic window contains:
- a CDS encoding tetratricopeptide repeat protein, coding for MKIRFYYLRSLVALLLCGVCAGCTTERFALPRLSRKPVQVEEPMATATDQAPAETNERARSPAEACRACLTTAREMEAHGKDTAAIEQYERARKFVPQQSGIAPRLAVLHARAGEHELAATEFRAALKEDSTNADLWNDFAYFQFQRAEFVDAELSARKALVIDPDHKRGWVTLGLIEAEQEKYDEAFASFTKAVSPAAAHNNLGIILSRQGKSELADKELAEARRLDPTLKQPTLKQPTLKQPTLKQPTSKQPAAEPQASEQDNAARRSSPASIKPS